The nucleotide sequence TACGCATCATAATAATTCTGATGTGTATATAATGCAACTGTGacagtaaatacatattttatatatgtacaaagtgacatttatacTGAGATTTGGAAAGTTTGGATGCTaaagaaaatgctaataaaaacaaaaaggagtgatttgaaaATTCTATTCACACTGTGCGATATTAAAAGCACTACAAATATCAcgttatttgatgttttaccttgtaaatgtaaaatatatataattattatatacacatacaccaattagccgtagactttgtcagtttgaaacagtctggccattctctgttcacctctctcatcaacaaggcattttcacctgtagaactgccactcactggatgtttttatttttggcatcattctgagtaaattctagagactgctgtgtatgaaaatcccaggatatcagaggttacagaaatactcaaaccagcccatctggcaccaacaatcatgccgtgCTCCCAATCACCGAGATCACatatttcccccattctgatggttgatgtgaacattaattgaagctcctgatccatatctgcatgattttattcactgcagCCAAAgtactttataaatactttatttattaagtatttaCCTTGATTTCTAGAACAAGTGccaaaaaccggtactgtctctttaagagcgcACGCAAATGAACAAGAGTGGAGTTTAATGATTTCTTGACTACATCCGTGCTATGCataattagaattaaatgtttataaaagttattgttgtttttactgtaaagaacagagaggatattaaaagagacattatttaattacaaatggattgtgtggatctcatctttggaaaccaaaccaaacttttactctcagcaTGTGAGTAACGCTCACTGGACGTTTttatttttggcatcattctgagtaaattgtagagattgctgtgtatgaaaatcccaggatatcagaggttacagaaatactcaaaccagcccatctggccccaacaatcatgccgtgctccaaatcactgagatcacatattaccccattctgatggttgatgtggactttaattgaagctcctgaccagtttctgcatgattttatgtactgcagccacacgattggctgcttagataatcgcatggatgattgttggtgccagacgggcttattagagtatttctgcaactgtaatctcctgggattttcactcacaacagtctctagaatttactcagaatattGCCAAATCAAAAAACATCCAACGAGTGGCCAGACTGGCTCAAACTGACAaactctacagtaactcagatagccgctctgtacaattgtggtgagaagaatatcatttcagaatgctattctgagatgcaggttggcgctgttttggtggcacgagggggacctacacaattttaggcaggtggttttaatgttgtggctgataggtaggtatatatatatatatatatatatatatatatatatatatatatatatatatattatatatacatattgtttttattagcatttcctTTAGTGTCTAAACCCTTTCAGAATAGGGGTTGTATATGAagcatgaataaatgtaaatatgtacagtactgtgcaaaagactTAGGCACatagtatttatattttcagcttgagtgtgtcagtaggaaatatacattttagactcccaaacatttattttgcaaatagaatagaataacagGGAGCCtggcaacagatggcatggtccccacagagccccccactgaatattgagtcagtctgagattacatgtctagagttgcactttaattcattgtcactttatacctggctgctacctcaataacagccatagaacactatttcatagtatgttatgtttacatttagcattttagaaactgtcatctttttgcactactcgattacaaatgtgtactggtcggtgctgcactgtctctcactgtctcgcaaattctccaagaagcttggaacatcctatctgccaacaaccaagaacaatTGGTGCtcttttgaaggcaaaggtggtaacaccaaatactgatttagctttttttttgtttactggactttgtaggACATTAATAGATAATTGAAAactaattatgtcattatttttgaagacatcctcactatgcaattttttttccaaatgcCTAAAGGTTTTGCTAActactgtatatgtgtgcatgAAATAGATGTAAAGGGGCATTTATGGTCAATGTCCATGCTATGTATGTGCTGCTGCTGTGTCTGTTCCTTCCTTGCATTTCCTCATTAAAATCAGGCAATTATTTGCTCTCAACATCACCAAGAACCACTACAAAGAAATATATACACTGGGACATATTACCTGAAGATGGAAGTGATCGCTGGTTGTCATGGTGATGGAGACACGCAGCGGTTCAAGAGATTTTTCAGCAGCACGAGGCAAGAGCTCAAGGCACAGCTCAGAGGGACTGACAGACAACAGTCTGTACTGCATATTCTTCTGAGTCACTGTGACCAAGGTCTCTAGTCTGAGAGACAAAAGAAatgcagatgaaaaaaaaaaaaagaggagagtTTAGTGTTCTCTGCAAATTCCAAGTCAGGGTTTTTCCTtgctcaaaatgaggcggaggtggtaccatacgGATCAAAAAAGTGACATTAAGAACACGTAAAtattggctttgcattaatacacaactaatgacctggcaactgaataatagtgttaattttgtcatctgttttttaaattagtcttagtcctgtgtcaaatgtccttttttagttattatcatatttatttatcattttttatttagtcaagttttagttgacaaagtctgggcattttaatgtggttttagtcaatgaaaactgttgacattttagtcatattttagtaaaaattagtcatattgatatttaagtcactgaacactgtaaacatttttagccataagagtattattgataagcatttgtcaatctagtctatccaaaacacaaacacacacacacacacacacacacatacatacatacacacacacacattgtattgttgttgtcattttagcgttatttttcacataagattgatattatcatgatgatctcatgatgATGACGTATCGAGCTGCAGACAGCAGGGGTGAGAGACAAGCATCTCAGTGtaagagtgtgcatcagccggaggAACATTACATCTCTCccagtctcgactcccgctcagattgggtctcttcaacgactggttgaagcagctctgaccgcacagaaaatgacagttttggagtttgtttatttacatggctttaattaaggatgaaataaagatatatcgccaagctgtgatctatgtttctatcagacactcgagctgcagcacTCATCTCATGtcgcgtgtcatcattatagttttatatgatctcaagttacattaaatgacatcaagcgactattcgacaacatcatttttgttattattattgctggGATTTGcaattacaaatgacaatccaccgagtgcaatgcttgttagtgttttccatgaagacacccaccagagttttgtagacagccggaggcGGCACGAAATTTGACGGAGGTGGCCGCCTAGTAATTCTCTTAAAGTTTTAcaactttaaaaacatttgattcGTTTTTAATCAGAGAAATCTAAAATCATTTCCACCATATATACAAATTGAAACTATAAAGGACTGTTTTACATGGTACGTTTAGGCAGCAAAGATTAATACTGGTGCACATATTAGTGAAGACTGAGCACCTTGTCTTTCCAGcaaaccctgctgttgaacacaacatcaccatgcagatgggttcaactacagtaacgccttccaaaatggtcagaaatctaggggtaaccatcgataaccaatTAAATTTCACATATCTCAAAGACAGcatgatcatgtagatttacactctacaatatcaggaagacccttcctctctgaacatgccacaaaacgtcttgttcagtcacttgtcataactagactggattaCTACAGGtttcaaattcaaggctctgatgctggcatacagaaaggtcactgggtctgctccagcatacctaaaataatttctgcagagctacgttcccaccagaagcctacGGTCAGCTAATGAGTgacgccttgttgtaccaacacaaagggGCACCAAAACACCTTCCAGAACTTTTGTTTTCACTGTACCACGAATTATCTTCCCAACTCGATCCATGAAGCAGAATTCTAAAATTCACTCTCAGTCTTCAAAAAACAGCCAAaatacatcttttccatgagcacttaatgattcacccataaaaaaaaaaacattatatatactaGTCTTGctgcactttaatctgtcttgaataccggtactactattctgatgttagtgaaactttgtaatgcagcacttttcatgcCACTGGGTCCTTAAGATGATTTACTTATaatttattcctcttttgtaagtcactttggataaaagcatctgccagatTACTTAACATTGGTTGGGTTAtaagtgtatatgtgtttatgtacaGACTCACCCCTCCCTTAATTGTGTCCAGTCGCTGATATGGGCCCTTTGTTTATTAACCTCATCCTTGAGTTTAGTCAGTTGCAAATCACACACATTCAAGGCGTTCTGGGCTGCCTGCAGGGAGTCTTCCAGCTGAAAGCTGATTTGTTTCTGTGTATTGTACAAAAAGTGAAAATTCAAACTAGGTTTGTCCCACAGCTGAAAAAGGCGGACATTTCAAGTAGGTATTGTTGCAGCACAGAGATCTCCAAAGGGGGGTGGAAACTACAAAAGAATGTGTGGTAAATCCAGAATGGGGCAGGGTTACTTCATTAGGGGTTaggccaactccaaaagggggtaaAACATCCACacacagttagggttaggttatggggTCTGTATATCTTTGCTAGAGCTCCCACCCCTGTTAGGAGCTTGGCTTGCAGCAATATCCTTCTCCAAGTTTTTGGAGCATTTTTAGATTAGACATCTTACCTCAGCTCTCCGATTTAGTTTAGCTGtgattctctctttctctttacacTCTTCCTTCTGAAAAAGAGATTAGTAAGTTTATGTGAAAAAGAAGGAATCAGACATTGTAAAGCTCCATGTTGAGCTGTAAAGCTAGGACTTTCAGTAATAAACCAATGTATTGCCTATTATCTTagcatacagtgggtacggaaagtattcagacccccttaaatttttcactctttgttatattgcagccatttgctaaaatcatttaagttcattttttttcctcattattgtacacacagcaccccatattgacagaaaaacacagaattgttgacatttttgcacatttattaaaaaagaaaaactgaaatatcacatggtcctaagtattcagactctttgatgtgacactcatatatttaactcaggtgctgtccatttcttctgatcatccttgagatggttctacaccttcaatttagtccagctgtgtttgattatactgattggacttgattaggaaagccacacacctgtctatataagaccttacaactcacagtgcatgtcagagcaaatgagaatcatgaggtcaaaggaactgcctgaagagctcagagacagaattgtggcaaggcacagatctggccaaggttacaaaaaaaatgtctgctgcccttaaggttcataagagcacagtggcctccataatccttaaatggaagatgtttgggacgaccagaacccttcctagagctggccgtccggccaaactgagctatcgagggagaagagccttggtgagagaggtaaagaagaacccaaagatcactgtggctgagctccagagatgcagtcgggagatgggagaaagttgtagtaagtcaaccatcactgcagccatccaccagtcggggctttatggcagagtggcccgacggaagcttctcctcagtgcaagacacatgaaagcctgcatggagtttgctaaaaaaacacctgaaggactccaagatggtgataaataagattctctggtctgaactttttggcctttattctaagcggtatgtgtggagaaaaccaggcactgctcatcacctgtccaatacagtctcaacagtgaagcatggtggtggcagcatcatgctgtgggggtgtttttcagctgcagggacaggacgactggttgcaatcaagggaaagatgaatgcggccaagtacagggatatcctggacgaaaaccttctccagagtgctctggacctcagactgggccaaggttcaccttccaacaagacaatgaccctaagcacaccgctaaaataatcgaaggagtggcttcacaacaactccgtgactgttcttgaatggcccagccagagccctgacttaaacccaattgagcatctatggagagacctgaaaatggctgtccactctacgtttaccatccaacctgacagaactggagaggatctgcaaggaggaatggcagaggatacccaaatccagatgtgaaaaacttgttgcatctttcccaaaaagactcatggctgtattagatcaaaagggtgcttctactaaatactgaacaaagggtctgaatacttaggaccatgtgatatttcagtttttcttttttaataaatgtgcaaaaatgtcaacaattctgtgtttttctgtcaatatggggtgctgtgtgtacaataatgaggaaaaaaaatgaacttaaatgattttagcaaatggctgcaatataacaaagagtgaaaaatttaagggggtctgaatactttcagtACCCACTGTACCACTAGCCAATTATCCTTCTAGCTACACAGTGTTACATCCTCCTCTTCTCTTTATTTTCATCATATTCATCCTCACTGTAACCACCTAGTCTTACAACGGTAGGactgttttcttttttgggggTTAGTGTTAGGTGTAGAGATGGGTTTAGGGGTGCTATGGGACTCAACAAATATACACAACAAATAttgtgtatgaatgtaacattcaATTGTTGCAAGACTTCAGCATTTCACTGGTTATTTGAAGGGGGCCTTACTTGTAATGGGCATACCTTTTAGTAGTTTTGCAGGATGCAGACAGACCCTTCTCAATTAATTGGCCAATATCTGACCATTTTGAAATTAGCAGCATTGGCCAATAACTGTAGTCACTTGAAATTTTCCAATATTACAattgttaaaggaatacttcaccctaAAAAATTTGtattcatcatttacacacacaccggccatcccagatgtttatgactctctttcttctgcataacacaaactaagatttttagaagaatatctatgcACTGCAggtcttcacaatgcatgttaatggttgccagaattttgaaggtccaaaaagcacataaaggcagcataaaagtattccataagactccaattgttagatacatgtcttcagaagcttttttactataaatctccactttcatttccaCATTAAACTTTTggttttttggcgatttgcattcatTATGCATGTTGCCAACTACTgtgtggggagaatttattgtaaaaaaggacttaaatattgatctgtttctcacccacacctatcataacacttctgaagacatggatttgaccactggagtaatatggactTCTTTCAGgctgtctttgtgttttttggagcttacaATTTCTGACCACAATTattttgcattgaatggacctacagagctgaaatattcttctaaaaatctttgtgttccccAGAAGAAATTCAtccacatttgggatggcatgagggtgagtaaatgatgataattttcatttgaactattcctttaaatagaatTGAGAaatatgtgtgtgcattttttttatagcaACTTTGCGATCATCAAATGACGTTATATCATCAGCCACTTTAGATGTTGCATCAGAAAAACCCATATATGTTGACCACATCAAGAAATGACATTAAAATTATTCATAACAGAGGTCCatcatttcaaaacaaaaaatatggtcACCCACAGTTGAAAAGAGTCTGAGTCTGAGCTACCTTTATCTGCAGAGTAGAAAGCAGAGTCTCCAGTTTCTGTCGTTTGCCCTGAAGCTCCTCCATGCGGACCTGGAGAGAGCTGATCAATCCCTCCACCTCCTGAACTCTGTCCTGATATTCTGCTTTTAAAGCCTTCCATGCAGAACGAGCTTCATTGCCTGTGTGCCCACACACCCAAATCAATGCATCGTTTCACTGGTTTGCAAAAATTTATTATCAAACAATGATACACAGTTATCAATGTAGTGTATATGTGTTACCTGGGTTTTGAGGACATGGCTCATTCAGCAGTTGATCCACTGACTCCAGGCTTGCCAGCAGCTTTATCATATCATCCACCACACATAGCTGCCTGAATATATGCTTCTGTTTGCGTCTGCAGTcctacacagacagacagattttattaatgtaatt is from Xyrauchen texanus isolate HMW12.3.18 chromosome 8, RBS_HiC_50CHRs, whole genome shotgun sequence and encodes:
- the si:dkey-225f5.4 gene encoding ZW10 interactor, translated to MATERIEALLERTAPSFLKSCNTTELQETGEGEMMAPYLMDCRRKQKHIFRQLCVVDDMIKLLASLESVDQLLNEPCPQNPGNEARSAWKALKAEYQDRVQEVEGLISSLQVRMEELQGKRQKLETLLSTLQIKKEECKEKERITAKLNRRAEKQISFQLEDSLQAAQNALNVCDLQLTKLKDEVNKQRAHISDWTQLREGLETLVTVTQKNMQYRLLSVSPSELCLELLPRAAEKSLEPLRVSITMTTSDHFHLQVFQGTAGLVEEAVDGPLRQLSAALVEVMERYISQGEMLSEIQTLHSSFAIDWCPAERLLIFLKTATTVCHLRVEEGYPSHGRATLLSVRKDGNLLDIADMQPTVKHPVLTEWLEFLSTNPNI